The genomic window CGGACGGCGGTGGGCTTGCCGGCCACGTTCACCACGCGGAAGAACTGGATGTCGGCATAGGGCACCCCCGCGGTGCCGTGCGGGCCCTGCGCGTTCCCGAAGGTGACGCGGCCGGTGACGCGGCGCCCCTTGGACAGGGTGAAGGGCTCCAGCCGCAGCGCCTCCGTGGGCAGCACGGGCACGAAGCGGCTGACGCGCGGCAGGTTCTCGCCGGGCATGAAGTCGAAGCGGTACTCGCCCGGATCCAGGCGGAGGCTGTAGGCCCCCTCCTCATCGGTGGCGGAGCTCACCTCGGCCCCCTGGGCCGGCCAGGGCCAGCCGGTGACGGCCCCCACGGGATCGGCCACCACGCGCACCCCGGTCGCGGGGCCGCCCTCGGGCCGCAGCAGGACGCCCTGGACGATGACCTTGTTGGGGCAGAGCACCTCCTGGCCGGAGAGCCCGGCCGCGGGGACGCGCGTGGGCTGGCGGGTGATGCCCGCGGCCACGTTCCCGGGGGGAATGGCATAGAGCATCAGCGGCGTGTCCGGCAGGCTCGGCAGGGACAGCACCTCGAAGCGGCCATCGGCCCCGGTCCGGACGGTGGGGCTGTGGAACTGGCCGCCCCCCTGGACCTTGCCCTGGAGGTACACGCTGGCGCCGGGCACGGGCTGGCCCGCGCGGTCCACGACGCGGCCGCTCACCGGCACGGCCGTGCCCGCGTCCTCCAGGACGAGCGGCGCGGTGATGCCCGGGCGCGGGTCCACGGAGAACTCCCGCTGGGGAAACAGGCCACCGGCCCGGGGGGCCGTCACCTGGACGAGGACATGCTCCAGCCGGGCGGCGGACGGGGGCAGCATGAGCAGGAACTCGCCCGTCTCGCGCGTCACGGGGACGCGCTGGGACAGGGGCTTCAGGCCCTCATCCAGCGCTTGAATCTCCAGGTCCTCGGTGACGGGCTGGCCTCCTTCCCGCACCACCTTGCCGGCCAGCCGGGTGAGCGAGGCGGCCGAGGGCAGGAGGAAGTCGAGCGGCACGGTCCCGCCGGGCTCCACGCGCACGCCTTCGGTGCGCAGGGGGGGCACCGAGGTGTCCCGGGGCACCAGCGTGACGGTGTAGGCCCCCGTGCCCACCGCGAGCTGGTAGCCGTCCCGGGTGGGCACGAGGGTGCCCTCGAAGCTGCGGGCCAGCCCCGGAATGAGCAGGCTCTCCCCGGTGGCCCGGATGAAGACAGGGTTCAGGTAGGGCACGGTGGCGGGGGTGCCGTCCGGGTTGAGCTCGGGCAGCTGCCGGCTCACCTTGCCCTGGAGGGTGGCGCGGCCGAACAGCTCCAGGTTGTGCTGGGGGCGCAGGTTCGTCACGGCGAAGTCCTGGGCGTGCAGCCCCGCGGCGGGATCCGGCTTCACCTCCACGACGATGTTCTGGCCCGGGTCGCCGCACCCGTCCGCGAAGCACACCTGGCCCTCGGTGCACTCGGCATCGCTGCGGCACACGAGCTGGATGTCCTCGCTGGAGTCCGGCAGGTAGGCGCAGGCGGCGCCCAGCAGCGCCAGCCCCAGGAGCGCGGCGCGGGGAAGCCTCATGTGCAGTCTCCCTGCACCGTGGTGACGAACCACGAGTAGGTCACCACATAGCCGGGGTTGACGATGACGCCGCCGTCGCTGCCCGTGTGGGTGATGGACTCGGGCTGGCGGTTGGCCAGCAGGCGCGAGTCCGTCACCAGCGCCTCCACCACGTGCGTGCCCGGCTCGCGCAGGGGGCTGTTGGCCGCGCGCAGGTTGATGTTCAGCGTGCCGCGCTCCCCGCGCTGGGCCTGGCCGCTGCGGGCGAGGTCCGTCTCCCGGTACGGGCCAATGGGGTTCTGCGGGTTGTAGTCCAGGTACCACTTCACCGAGATGCGGTCGTCCACGTCCGGATCCTCCACGATGACGGAGAACACCAGGTCGCAGAACCCCGCCGCGCCGAAGTCCTGGATGACGCGCGCCTGCGGCTCGGTCTGGGACTCCACCACGCGGGGAGGGCGGTTGCGGCGCTCGGGCAGCTCCTCCAGGAAGATGTCGTCCTGGGGAAGGATGCAGCCGCTGGCGGCGCACACGGCCCCCAGCCACGCCAGCCACCGCATCAGAACTCCTCCTCTTCGGGGGGCAGGGGACGGCCGCTCTTCTCGGCCTCCATCTTCTCCAGGTGGCGGAAGATGGTGCGCGGATCCACGCCCAGGTCCTTGGCCGTCTTGGTGCGGTTGCCGTTGTTGCGGGCCAGCACCTCGTTGATGTAGCGCTTCTGGAACTCCTCCTTGGCCTGGAGCAGGGGCATGATGGGCTCCAGGTTCTCCGGCTTGAGGTCCAGGTCATCGGCGCCCAGCAGGGGCTTGTCGGCGAGCACCGAGGCCTTCTTGATGCGGTTCTCCAGCTCGCGGATGTTGCCCGGCCAGGCGTACTTCTTCATGGCCACGGTGGCCGCCGGGGTGAAGCCCCGGACCTTGGAGTTGAACTCCTTGGAGTACTTCTGGAGGAAGAACTTGCCCAGCACCTGCACGTCCTCGCCGCGCTCGCGCAGCGGGGGCAGCTTCAGGGTGACGACGTTGAGCCGGTAGTACAGGTCCTCCCGGAAGGTGCCGCGCTTCACCTCCTCTTCGAGGATCTTGTTCGTCGCGGCCACGACGCGGATGTCCACGGGCTCGCCCCGGTTGTCGCCGACCTTGTAGACGACCTTCTCCTGCAGCGCGCGCAGGAGCTTCACCTGGAGCTGCAGGGGCATCTCGCCGATCTCGTCCAGGAAGAGCGTGCCGCCGATGGCCGCCTGGAACTTGCCGGGCCGGGTGGCCACCGCGCCGGTGAAGGCGCCCTTCACGTGGCCGAACAGCTCGCTCTCCAGGAGGTTCTCCGGGATGGCGCCGCAGTTGATGGTGATGAAGGGGCCCTTGGCGCGCGGCGAGTGGCGGTGAATCTCCCGGGCGATCAGCTCCTTGCCCGTGCCCGTCTCGCCCGTGATCAACACGGAGATGTCCGTGAGGGCGATCTTGTCGATGCGCTTGTACACCTCCTTCATGCCCTGGCAGGCCCCGATGATGTCGCCGTAGCGCTGGTCCTCCAGCTTCTTGCGCAGCTCGGTGTTGTCGAGCTTCAGATCATTGACCAGGAGCGCGTTGTGCAGGATGAGCGAGGCCTGCGCCGCGAAGATGGTGAGCATATCCAGGCTCTTGGGCTCGAAGCGGTTCACCAGCCGGTCGTTGCCCACGTAGATGAGGCCGAACAGGTTCGCCTTGTGCATCAGCGGCACGCACATGACGGAGTGGACCTTGAGGTTCACCACCGACTCGCTGGCCTTGAACTCGGGCGCGTCGATGGCGTCGGCGAGGATGAGCGGCTTCTGCTCCTTCACCACCTTGGCGATGATGGAGTCGGAGAGCTTCTCCACCGCGTCCTCGATGTTCTCCCGGGAGAGGTTGCGCGCCACCTTCACGCGCGGCTCGTTGCTCTCCATCAGGATGAGGAAGCCCTTGTCGGCGCGCGTCACCTCGATGGCCTCGTCCATGAGGCTCTCGAGGATGCGGTCCAGATCATAGCTGCCCAGCAGCCGCTCGCTGAAGGCGGTGAGCCGGCGCAGCATGGCCAGCTCGCGGCCGGGCACGCCGGGCAGCTCCGCGGTGTGCGAGTCGGGGTTCTCCTCCACGGTGATGGTGGGGGAGGGCGAGGGGGTGGGGCGCGGCGCGGCGGTGTCGCGCGCGAACGTCAGCTCCGTCTGGCCCACGCGGATGACGTCCTGGGAGGCCAGCACGTGCGAGTCGCGCTTCTTGCCGTTGATCTGGAAGGTGGCCCCGAGGCTGCCCACCTGGTAGCGGCTGCCATCGAAGAGCACGTGCAGCGCGCTGTCCGGGACGGCGGGATCATCGAGCGGCACGTCGTTGTCCGGCCCACGTCCAATGCTGGTGATGCGCTTGAGCAGGGGGACCGTGCGGACCTTTCCGTCCGGGGTGCGAACGCTGAGGCTGGCCATGGTGGGACGATTCCTGGAGAAATCCGAGGCTAGAAGGTGAGGGTGAGGCCGGCGCCGAGCCCGCCGGAGGTGGGGAAGAGCTGGAGGCGGGCCGAGGCGCCCGGTCCCGGCGCCGGGGCGGCCGGGGCCTGCTCGGGCCGCTCCTCGATGGAGGTCCGGACGACCTGGTCATCGTGGTGGTAGAGGGCATCGGCCACGCCGAGCGCGTAGATGCTGTAGAAGCCGGCCGCCGAGCCCACCTTGAGCAGGCGCCAGGCATCGGCCTGGCCGGAGCGGCGCGTGGGGATGTAGCGCACGGTGATGGAGGCGCGCCCCGTCTCGGTGAGCACGTCGTCCAGCTCGATGGTGGAGGTCTCGAAGAGGGCCTCGTAGGCGAAGTAGGCGATGACGCTGGTGACGGCGAGCACGCCCTCGGTGGCGGCGAAGACGATGCCGAGGCTGTTGCGGCCCTGCTGGAACTGGCCCGCGCCGAAGGGGACGAAGTTCACGAGGAAGTTGCGCTTCTCCACGGTGCGCACCGTCACCTGCCGGGCGAGCGCCTCCACGCGGCGGCGCTGCTCCTCGGCGGCCAGCCGCTCGCGCTCGCGCCGCTCGGCCTCGCCCCGGGCGCGCTCCTGGCGCAGCCGCCGCTCCTGGCGCAGGAACTCCAGCTCCGAGGCCATCTTCTCCTTGAGCTTGTCGAAGTACGCCACGGCCGGGGGCGGCACCACGAAGGGATCCAGGCTGCTGTCCGGATCCAGCCGGAGCATCGCCGCGAAGTGCCGCTCCGCGTCCGTCATGCGCTGGAGGTTGAAGGCCGCCAGGCCCGCCAGCTCGTGCAGGTCCGCGAGCTGCTGCTCGCCCAGGTTGCCCCGGTCGATCCGGGCCTTGGCGCGATCGATGACCTCGGCGTACTTGCCGTACTCGAAGCTGGAGCGGATCGCGGCCGCCTCGGGGTCCGACTCCTGCGCGTGCGCGCGCCCGGGAACGAGCAGCAGGGGGACCAGCAACAGCGCGAGCAGCAGGCCACGGCTCATTCGGCGACGAGGCTCCCGCGCAAGGTGACGGGCTTGCCGGGTTCGACCATGACCGCGCGCTTCTCGGTCCGGTAGCCGGGGTGGCTCACCTCGTACTCCACGCGGTGCTGGAAGCTCGCAGGCCCGCGGGGCGATTGGATGTCGAATGGGTGCTCCAGACTGTCTCGCGCCGTGCGCCGCTCCTCTCCCACGCGGACCTGGGCCTCGGGGGGTTGGTAGTCGAAGGAGAGCCGGGAGCCCTTGAGCAGGGCCCTGAGCCGGAAGACGTTGTCCCCGTCCGGCGCCACGTGAATGGTCTCCACGGCGTCCTCGCACCAGTCACACCGCACGGTGACGGTGTGCGCGCCGGGCGTCAGCTGGAGATCATGCTGCGCGAGGGGCTGGGGGCTGGGCGGAGCGTCGTCCACCTGGATGGCGCCGTAGGGGCGCACCAGGATGGAGGCGTGGACCTTCACGGGCCGGTGCGGCTCGGGCTTGGCCTCGGTGGGCGGGGGCGCCTCGGCGGGCCGGACCAGGGCCTTCTTCGGGGCCACGCCCGGGCTGTCCGTGGGCTCCGGGGCCTGGGGGGGCACTGGCAGGGGCAGGGGGGCGCGCGCCGGGAGATCCAGCGGCGGAGCCTCGGCCGCGGGCTGCGGGGCCGGGGGCGGGAGCGGAGCCACGGGCGGTGTGCCGGGCATGCGCAGGAGAAAGGAGCCTCCCGTGCCGAGCGCCGCGGCGAGGACGAGCGCTGTTCCCGCCTGGAGGCCACGCTTCACCCAGAGCTGGCGGCGCCGGGCCCGGTTGAAACCCTCCAGCATGGCCAGGGCGCGGGCGTTCTGCGCGTCCAGAGCGAGCACCTGGTTGAGGTTGGCCAGGGCGCGCGGGGTCCGCTTCTCGGCGAGGAAGCGCTCGCCGCGCTCCAGCAGGGCCGCGACGAGGCGCTGGCGGGCGGCCTTCTTGTAGGAAGGCGGGTCCGCGAAGAAGGAGGCCAGCTCCTCGCCCACCCGGGGAAAGCCCAGTCCGGCCAGGTAGTCGGCGAGCGCGTCCCGGAGGCGCCCCGCGTGGGGGTAGCGGTGGTGGCGGTCCCTCGCCAGGCAGGTGGCGATGATCTCCGCCAGCTCATCGGACAGCGAGCTCACGCGCCGCCGGGGATCCTCGTATGCGCCATCGAGGATGCGCTTGAGGGTGGCCGTCGTGTTGGGGGCGGTGAAGGGCAGCCGCCCGGTGACGAAGGCGTAGAGCATGATGCCCAGCGAGAAGACGTCCGCCTCGGGGCCCGCCTCCAGGCCCTCGATGATCTCCGGCGCCATGTGGGCCGGCGAGCCGACGAGCGTCCCCGTCACCGTCATCCGCTCCTCGGTCTCCAGGAGCTTGGCGATGCCGAAGTCCATCAGCTTGAGGACGCCGTCCTCGCGGACCATGACGTTCTCGGGCTTGAGGTCGCGGTGGATGACGCCGGACTCGTGCGCGTGGGCGAGCGCCGCGGCCAGCTCGTGGATGATCATCGCGGCCAGCTCGGGCGGCTCCAGGCCGCCCTCGTCCAGGTACTCCCGCAGGGTGTGGCCGCGGATGTACTCGGTGACGATGTAGGCGTTCTGGGCGTCGGACGCGGAGAAGTCGAACACCTCGAGGATGTTGGGGTGGTGCAGCCGGGCCACCGCGCGGGCCTCTCGGGCGAGCCGCTTGCGGGACTCGTCCTTGCTGGCCAGGTGCGGGTGCAGCACCTTCACGGCCACTTCCCGGTCCAGGGCGGTGTCCAGCCCCTTGTACACGACGCTCATGCCCCCCGAGCCCAGCTGCTCGAGGATGCGGTAGCGACCGATTTGACGGCCAACGAGCGTCATCGGGTGCAAGCGGTCCCCACCGGGTGCACGCCGCGTGGCAGGAGCCCCCGGATCCACGCCTCAGGGCCGCGGAGGGCACCGGCGGCAGTCAGGACTCCGGGGCTCGGGGGACAAGGCATGGTCGGACGCGGGTGTCAGGGACGAGGAGGCGCCTATGACAATGGCGTCGGGGGGGAGTTTAGGAGGCGACCCCGGGGTCCGCAACGCGCGAATCGAGAGAGGATCCGCTGCGGAAGCGCTTCATGTGCCTATAAGGAAAAGAGAAACGGGCCCGGGGGCCTCAGCCTCCCTTGAGACGCTTCCGGGCCGCCAGCCGGTCCAGCAGGGCCTGGAGCAGCGGCTCGGTCTCCTTGGGCAGGGCGCGGTCCGTGGGCGAGCGGCCCGAGGTCGCCTGGGCGAGATGGAAGAGCTCCAGCAGGCGCTCCTGGATGAGCTCGCTGTCGGGACGCTGCTGCAAGGCCCGGCGGTAGGCGGCGGCGGCCCCCGCGTAGTCCCCCAGGGCGAAGAGGCGCTCTCCTTCCTGGATGGGCGAAGAGGGACCGAGCGTCAGCCGCTCCTCGCGGGGGGCGGCGGAGGCCCTCTGCAGGGCCTGCAGCTCCATGGGCTGGAGCGACTCGCGCAGCTGGGCAAGCCGCTGGGAGAGGGCTTCATCGGTAGGGCTCTCCCGGACGAGCGTCTCGTAGAGGCTTACGGCTTCGGCCAGCTCTCCGCGGCGCAGGGCCCGTTCGGCACGCGCCTGCATCTCGGCCCGGGCTTCAAGGGTCATCGCGGGACAAGGTTACCGTGCGGGCTCCGGCCGCGCACGGGGTTATCCTCGGCGGGGCTTATGTTCCTTGCCGCGCTTGCCGCCAGCCTGCTGTGGACCCAGGGCGCGCTCGGCTCCGAGCTGCGCAAGGACGGCTACGGCTTCCAGCCGCCGGAGGGCTTCGTGATGGTGCGCCCGGAGCCCTTCGCGGGCAGCCGGGTGGGCGCGGTGGCGCTGGAGCCGGACAGGCCCCGCTTCCTCTCGGTGGCGCTCTCGGATGGCGAGGGCCCGGAGGCGGCGGTGCTGCTCGTCTCGGTGGTGGAGGAGACGTTCTCGGCGAGCCCCTCGGAGCGCGATGACTTCAGCGCGGCGGTGGTGCGGCACTTCGAGCGGGAGCTGGGCCTGGCGCTCACGCCGGAGCGCGTGGACCGGCGCATGGGGCCCGTGCCCCGGGTGGAGGTGCTGGGCACCCTGCGCGAGGCGGGGCAGGTGAGGACGGTGCTGGTGACGGGGCTGGCCTCCACGGGGCGGCACGCGGTGGTGATGCTGAGTGCCCCCGCGGTCCGCTGGGAGGCGCTGGCACCACAGGTACACGCCTCGTTGGAGACCTTCCGGATGGAGGCGCCCACCCACGTGGCCCTGTCCAACCGGACGACGGGGGCGCTGGCCGGGGCGCTGGCCGGGGCGCTCGTGGCCTCCTACATGGCCTGGCGCCGGCGCCGGCCGGATAACACTTCCATGTAAGGTGTAGGGCCCCTCGCGTGGGTTCACCCTCCGTATAAACAGACATACTTCCGTCCAAACCAGCCATTTTTCCGCCGTCTTGGTGGGCTGTCTGTTGCGTTGGAGGAAAGCGCAGGGATGGACGGGAGGCCACTCGACCCCAGGGGAGATGGAGACTTATTCATCCCGGCGGATTTTCCACGCCCGCGATGCGGGAGGAGCGCTGCCCATGATGGCCATGAACGCGATGCCGATGAACTCCACTCAGAGCATGCCGATGGGAAACATGATGCCCATGCCGATGATGGGCATGAACCCGATGATGGGCGGCATGATGCCGATGATGGGCGGCATGATGGGCATGAACCCCATGATGAACCCGATGATGGGTGGCATGATGGGCATGAACCCCATGATGAACCCGATGATGGGTGGCATGGGCATGCCGATGATGATGCCGATGATGATGCGTCAGATGGCGCCGATGATGGTCCGGATGACGTGTGAGATGGGCAAGGACGGCATGGTCTGCAAGATGATGCCGATGGAAGGCCAGGACATGGCGATGATGAAGGAGTGCTGCGACGCCATGAACTCCATGATGGCCATGGGCGCGCCGATGATGATGATGTGCAACGGCATGCCGATGATGATGTGCATGGCCCGCTAAGGCCTGCTCAGCCGACTTCCTCGGCATAGGACATCACCAGGTACATGGTGATGTCCTCGGTCCCGACGTTCCGGTACACGTGGGGCTTGTCCGCCTCGAAGAGGATGGCATCTCCGGTGGCCAGCAGGTGGTGATCGGCTCCGATCTCCATCTCCAGCGTGCCCCGCGTCACGATGAGGTTCTCCATCGTCCCCGGGGGATGGGCGTCCGCCTGCTCC from Stigmatella erecta includes these protein-coding regions:
- a CDS encoding tetratricopeptide repeat protein; this translates as MTLEARAEMQARAERALRRGELAEAVSLYETLVRESPTDEALSQRLAQLRESLQPMELQALQRASAAPREERLTLGPSSPIQEGERLFALGDYAGAAAAYRRALQQRPDSELIQERLLELFHLAQATSGRSPTDRALPKETEPLLQALLDRLAARKRLKGG
- a CDS encoding sigma 54-interacting transcriptional regulator produces the protein MASLSVRTPDGKVRTVPLLKRITSIGRGPDNDVPLDDPAVPDSALHVLFDGSRYQVGSLGATFQINGKKRDSHVLASQDVIRVGQTELTFARDTAAPRPTPSPSPTITVEENPDSHTAELPGVPGRELAMLRRLTAFSERLLGSYDLDRILESLMDEAIEVTRADKGFLILMESNEPRVKVARNLSRENIEDAVEKLSDSIIAKVVKEQKPLILADAIDAPEFKASESVVNLKVHSVMCVPLMHKANLFGLIYVGNDRLVNRFEPKSLDMLTIFAAQASLILHNALLVNDLKLDNTELRKKLEDQRYGDIIGACQGMKEVYKRIDKIALTDISVLITGETGTGKELIAREIHRHSPRAKGPFITINCGAIPENLLESELFGHVKGAFTGAVATRPGKFQAAIGGTLFLDEIGEMPLQLQVKLLRALQEKVVYKVGDNRGEPVDIRVVAATNKILEEEVKRGTFREDLYYRLNVVTLKLPPLRERGEDVQVLGKFFLQKYSKEFNSKVRGFTPAATVAMKKYAWPGNIRELENRIKKASVLADKPLLGADDLDLKPENLEPIMPLLQAKEEFQKRYINEVLARNNGNRTKTAKDLGVDPRTIFRHLEKMEAEKSGRPLPPEEEEF
- a CDS encoding serine/threonine-protein kinase, producing MTLVGRQIGRYRILEQLGSGGMSVVYKGLDTALDREVAVKVLHPHLASKDESRKRLAREARAVARLHHPNILEVFDFSASDAQNAYIVTEYIRGHTLREYLDEGGLEPPELAAMIIHELAAALAHAHESGVIHRDLKPENVMVREDGVLKLMDFGIAKLLETEERMTVTGTLVGSPAHMAPEIIEGLEAGPEADVFSLGIMLYAFVTGRLPFTAPNTTATLKRILDGAYEDPRRRVSSLSDELAEIIATCLARDRHHRYPHAGRLRDALADYLAGLGFPRVGEELASFFADPPSYKKAARQRLVAALLERGERFLAEKRTPRALANLNQVLALDAQNARALAMLEGFNRARRRQLWVKRGLQAGTALVLAAALGTGGSFLLRMPGTPPVAPLPPPAPQPAAEAPPLDLPARAPLPLPVPPQAPEPTDSPGVAPKKALVRPAEAPPPTEAKPEPHRPVKVHASILVRPYGAIQVDDAPPSPQPLAQHDLQLTPGAHTVTVRCDWCEDAVETIHVAPDGDNVFRLRALLKGSRLSFDYQPPEAQVRVGEERRTARDSLEHPFDIQSPRGPASFQHRVEYEVSHPGYRTEKRAVMVEPGKPVTLRGSLVAE